The segment CCCCTAAAAAAATCCCTATTAAGGCTCAAAAGATCGACAAGGAATCTGTCAAAAAAAGCATTACCATCGACCTTGACTTATAGGACTCTGAGAAGGAAGAGGAGAGGTCGAACGAGAGGGAGAAGTAGAGTAGTTGAAGAGAGAGAAGGTTTTCTCGACTTTTGGCTAAGGATAAAAAGGTTCAAATGGAACCTAAAGGTACTACTCATGAATTGGCTAAATAATTCAacccagaagatgatgatgaatccTCAAATGAGGATATAGAGGATGAGGAATATCATGCTAAAGATTAGGAACAAGAGGAGCACTGTAAAGAGGAAATTGAAGCTAAGAGTGAATCCATGGAGGATGGGGAGGATTTTGATCCAGTTTCCTTGCCTCATAACTCTCTAGATGATGTTGATACGGTGCCCTACTCTCAATAGTTGCCCTCAAATATggacaaagacaacaacaagaactgGCAAAATTAGATTATGGAGTTGCAAGTGAGGGTACTGAATCTTGAAGTAAAAATAGAAGCCTACAGGGAGTGATACAACCAAATGGGTGACTCCTTATGTTCCTTGTGTGTCATCACTGATGTTATTATGAGGAAGGTGGCTATGGGGTTTGTTTCAGGGCAAAGTAGGATAAAAAAGAAGGCCATGAAGCTACTGAAGGAGGGGGAATTGGAGGAGGAGAACAAAATAAAGAACACTACACCTATAGAGATATGGAATGTACAAGTATAGAGGTTGGAGCGTAATTGGAACCTTTTTAAGAATGAATAAACAGTTTAGActctgtttttggattttgattataTCTAGTATAGTTAGTAGTAGGTATTATATGCATCATTTAAGGAATAGGCTTGTGTGTCATAAGCTTGAGACTTTTATTATTGCTATTTACTTTGTTAAGTTTTCAAACTCTTTATCTCCTCTTACTATTAGCTATATGTTAGGTAGATGGCGATTAGTTCAGAATAGTATGTTTAGTTACACGAACATGATGATTTTTGACTTTTTTTAGAGAGACTAGAAGTTGTTCTTGTTTTGGTTGTGTGATGCTAGATTTCATGACGCTGCTCTCTGATTTTGTTGTTTTGTAGGATTTGAGGCTTTTTCCCTGCTAgcttaataaaaaacaaacttcATATCATGACAAGTGGACACTTGGAGAAGAAGGTTACATATTATAAGTTCAAATATTTGCTAACATATTTCAAGATTTTCAAAACAAGGGAAGATAGCCAACTAAAACATAGGATGCTAGGGAGTCTCAATTTACAGAGTATACTACTTATGTGATGACTAAAATGATAGAAGGGATACCACTAGCAGACACATTCTAAGGATTTTGAAGGGTATGTGTTGGGAAACATCATAGTGGAAATTTTCCCAAAAGAAAGGCTTCATGAGCTCCTAACCTACTTGAAATTATTGGTTCCAATATACATTACATGAACTGACTTTCATATCTAGTAAATGTATATTCTTAAGTTTATTGATGATTATACTAAGTTGTGTTGGAACCATCTTATGATAtatattttagtttttagttttttgaAGTGTTTCAAAATAACTTGAGTGTGAATTATTATAAGAATTAGATTTGATAGAGAGGGAGGGCAtggaaataataaattaaaaaaatcatgtttttgattaaaaatcaaaataaaaccatcaAAAAATAGGCTTGAAGATCAAGCCAACAAACCACCATAGGATGAGTAGAGtttaaaactaataaatacaatAAACAGTTAACCAAAAGTCTAGAGACAACATAATCAgaataacaaaattaaaaaaatagagcaATAGAATAATCATGGGGACTCTAATTCATTAAAAGTCCCAATCTTCCACCATTTGGTCGACCATGTTCTCCCTGACCAATTTAGTAGCAACCTTCTTCCCCTTTTTCTTATCTTCATTCTTTTCCTTtgttccatttttcttcttcttcttgtcaattTTTTTGCCCACCATGACCATGCCAATAACAACTCTATGCAGCATATTGCAATTGATTTTAACTAATTTTTCCATGGATTTTTCTAGTCTAGCAATATATTCCTTGTTCCTTTCACAATCAATGCAGTTTATGAAGTCTCCAAATTCTTAACATGAACTCTCTATCTTCTAGCTTAGTCACAAGGATCTGCCAATTCTGAGAACTTTTCACCTTGTTAGTAGCTCCTTTATTAATaggttcctcctcctcctcctctttatTGTAACCCTTAAGGATATTGAGTCCCTCTAGGGATTCCTCCAAGTGAGTTTCATAGGGAGGTGAGTGAGACAAAGATTCCTTAGGTATTAATTTTCACGAATCTTCTAGGGAATTTTTGATGCCTTAAGTGGCTTCCTCTTTAGAGGTTGAATCCTTCATTTGGGCCTCAATTTCTTCTCCTGGTGGGTTTTTGCCAAGATTGGTAGCAATTTTAGTTGATGTGGTCACCTTGGTGAGTCTTGCAACCCTCTTGTCACTAGAGGAGGTGGTGATTTCTTCTTTAGCACAATCCCTATTGGAAATATGTATAGCAATGGAGGGTAAAGGGGAAATCACTAGGCTATTATTAGGGGATTTTGTAGATCCTTTTCCTTTTCCAGCAATGGCCTTCTTGGAAATACCTATGGAATTGAATAGTTTTTTGCCCTTATTAGGCACAGGTTTTGGGCCAAGTTTAATGACAAGTAGAGGGGTATCACTACCAAGGTTTAATTTCTATTTTTTGGGGCAAAAAAGAAAGGATTTTTTCAAGGAAATGGCTCTAGAATAAGAGGGAGTGTCATCCATAAAATAAATTTTTCTCTTGTTACCACCACCCAGAGAATGGACAGGGCCTTGGCTTGCGAGCAAGGCATTTATGTTATGAACActtttttttttcacaaaaaattataGTTTAtacaactcaaaaaaaaaaaatagttgaagGATCTAATACATGATATTTAATTGATATGAAAAAAATTATACATCGTACAAACCATATTTTTAATTAGATTCCTTCTAAAATTATGAGAGGTGTTATGTTAAATATGAGAAATGGTATAGAAAAAACCCCTCTATCTCTCATTTCTATTTTTTCAAATGCATTTCTTGGTTTGTATTGTGGAATTTTAATACatagtatttaaattttttatttcgaTCATATGTATAATGTAGCATAATAAAGTCTTCACACATCATTTAGAAGAAGCAAACACATATCAAAAAGAGCTATGCATAATTGGTTTGAGAACTTTAGAGTTATAAAAGTGCATAAATAGAGCCTATCAAGATGATGTTGTGAGACACCATTCATCCATGTACAATGCCTATCAATGGTTAGCATATCACAAGTGAATTTTATCCTCAAAATTAAAAACCATGattatagatgatattttgatgaattcaattcaATTCACTATAAAATCTATGAACAATTCTTTTTTCAAGATCCTTATGGATCATATAAACCTTCAATTAGATAAACTATGAAAAACTATCCAATATATTACATACATATAAAGCCTGGAATGCAACATTCATGTCACCACCCAAAGATATAATTGACAAGCTAAAGGAATATTTTCTCCCACCAACAAATGTTatagatattttattaaaatattgatATATGATTATACAAATTCAATGTAATAATAAAACATAACAAGacataagataatttttttttatataatttattatttctcATTTCTCTtagtatatatatttcttttaattaaaaaaaattaaatacttaatccacacacacacagatatgcaTATATGTAACATAcacaaacatgtatatatatatatatacacacatatatatatacatatatatatatatatatgtatgtatatatacatatatatatgtatatatatatatgtatatatatatatgtatatatatatgtatatatatatgtgtgtatatatatatatgtatgtatatgtatatgtatatatatatatatgtatatatatatatatatgtatacatatatatgtatatgtatatatgtatgtatatatatatatatacatatatatatatacatacatatatatatatatacatatatatatatacatatatacatatatatatacatatatatatatgtatatatatacatatgaacatatatatatatacatatacatatctacatatatatatatatgtatatatatatatgtatatatatatgtatatatacatatctatatatatatgtatgtatgtagatatgtatgtgtatatatatatatatatgtatgtagatatgtatatgtatatatatatatatatatatatatgtatatatatatatacatatatacatatgtatatttatatatatacatatatatatgtacatatatatatatatatatacatatatacatatatatatatacatatatacatatatatatatatgtatgtgtatatatgtatatatatatatatgttcatatgtatatatatacatatatatatatatatgtatatatatatgtatatatatgtatatatacatatatatatatatgtatatatatatatgtatatatatatatgtatatatatatatgtatatatatatatgtatatatatatacacatatatagacatatagacacacacacacacacacacacacacatatatatatatgtatatataggaaTACTTAATTGTGGTGGATAATGCCCAcactaaatatgatttttttttaatagtaatttaactatatacatacatacatacatacatgcatgcatccaTACATTTCAATCATTACACAAAACAAAAATTATTCCTTatgtcaaaaaaataaaacttccaTCAATTTCTCATGTTAAAAATTTATCCATTTAGTTTATCACACCCAAGTTCAAATTCCATGTACATTCTACTTTTTGGTGTAGAAAACTTGCAatcttttttctaaaaaaaatataacataaaaataattaaatattcccaaaaataaaaataaatattttgttcttATTTTGTTTTTAAGGCTTTCAAAAGTCACAACATTCCATTTATGCTTATAATTATTTGAgtatattctcttttttttttaaggcATAGAGAAGCATGCAACAGTACTTAGGGAGAAGAAAAGAACATAAAAACAATTGAATATTtctaaaaacaaaaatagaaaaaaaatccatttttaatCCATTTGTAAAGCTTGCAAAATAGCTAACATTCTATTTATgcttaaaatgatttattttttctttaaagtgGCCAAGTTCGACAACAATTGAGAAATCTAAGGAAAtgtattaataatattttttcaaatgatttttttttaacttaTTATTATTTAAGTACTTATTAttaattgttttgatttttgacaTTAAAATATTGGTAATAAATTGAAGACAAATGTTGCAATAAATAATTAACCAAAATCTTATCATATCTTATTTGACGAGAAAACTATTTTATcttttatttaagaaaaaaaatagatTTGTCCAAGTTTATTTCATTCAACTATTTAGGCAcaccttattttatttttttagataaaAGTATAAGACAATACAAATGCAAGATGAAAACTACAATAAATATGTTTCAATGTGTTTCCTAAAGAAATAATTAGCAAATCAACGACTGATTTATTTGGCAATTTTCCTAGAGAAATTTATATGGGAAGGGTCCAAAGAGGACAAAAATATCCTACTAGTTCACTAGGAGAAGGCATGTCTTCCAAAGGATGAAGGAGGGGCAAGGTTGAGAAGAATGAGAATGCAAAATGATGCCTTAGGTGTGAAATTAGTATGGAAGATATATATGGACCCAAACATATAATGGTATAGGATTTTGTAGAGTAAATACCTCAATGAGAAGGATTCAAGTAGATTTTGATTTTGGCGAATTCTGATGGAGCCTTGACATTCCTAATATATTTATGGGGTAGCATATAACTTATCAAAAAGTTGAAGAGATTTTTGGATATGTGATAACATAACtatgtatttattttcttttattaatatagggcgctatccccacaGCTGATAGCActtaccatttaaaaaaaaaaaaacttatctaAAAGCACCTCACTTGGATGATAAATAATGGAAAAAGGAAAACTTTTGAGCAGACTCATGGAATGGACATATCTCACTTAAATATATTGAAGGAATTGGAAGATGTTTCAACTAGTTGAGAGACACCAAAGGTTAGTGTGTGGTAGACTATGTGTGATGGGTGGATGGAGGTATATAGGAGAGAGTTTCAAGTGGATTAGCTATTTCTCaacatattttatatagattaatcTTAAGATATATAAGCTAGTAATAATCAGAGATGcgaatttaatattaaatataatattcttgctattatattattattgatattatAATTGGTAGCATATATAcgatattaaatataataataaatgagTGTTGAGTTAAACCAAAAGTGTACCCTACGCTATGCCTTGATTTGGTTtactattcaatttattttatggttagggttcaatctggtttagtgttagggttagaatataatttggtttagggttagtcTTAGATTTCAGTTTGGTTTACGATTTAATTTTGTTTGTTGATAGGGTTTGGGTTCAATTTATTtttaggttagggttcaattaggattacaatcaacattcaatttggtttagtgttagggttcaatctAGTTTAAAgttagggtttattttattttagtttaaggGAGTTCAACTTGGATTTTAATAAGTTTTAGGATTAGAGTTTATTATTTTGTTTAGAGTCAAGTTAGGGCTCCATTTGGTTGaggggttatggttcaatttggtttactattatgtttaaatttttagggttaaggtttaattttAATTAGTATAATGGTTAATGTTCAATTTAGTTTTAGGTTACCATAAAAcaaacttaaccctaaccataacacctTAAACTAAATAAAAACCTAACACTAAACAAAATGAAACATTAATCGTCAATGTGCTTAAACCCTATACCAAATTGAGTCCTAACCCTttaccaaattaaaccctaaccctataccaAATTAAACCCAAATATAtaacaaaattgaaccctaaccctgatagttaaccaaattgaagcctaataCTAAATAAAGTGGAAATCTAAACCTAAACAAAATTAAACCAAAATTATTAACTAgctaaactctaaccctaacaataaaccaaattgaaccctgaCCCTAACCTAATTAAATATTAAGTCAAATTGAACTCTAAACAAAATTGAActctaaccttaacactaaaccccAATCAATCCAATTttatttagtgttagggttaaggtttaatttggtttaaggtAAGCAATTATtttggtttagtattagggttagAGTTGAATTTAGTTTCATTTTCAATACACATGAAGATATATCAAAATGATAGCGACTCTAAAAATTAATCCAATATCGAGTAGATTTTGGAAATCCAAATACTCTAAACTGTAGAGTAGATAAGCttgatgatgatggattagattctaTTAGTTTAAACATATGTAATGGGGAGATATTAATTAAAAATGAGATCACTTGATAAGACACTAATTAGGTTTGACATTTAATTAAAGTGGttgaaatagggttagtattagGCTAATGGTGAAAGTTCAATTaatgttatggttagggttcaacttTTTGTCATGGTTTAGTAATTTAGGCTAATGTTATGGGTATGGTTTGTTAAGGGTTAAAATTAGAGTTCAATTGGGATTACAATtttattaggattagggttagggttcaagttCATTTAGGGATAGGGTTTGATTTGGTTTGTGTTAGAGTTAGGATTCAATATACATTAGGATTTGGGTtaaatttggtttatggttaggaTTCAATCTGGTTTAGTGTtagattcaatttggtttagtgttagggttggggtttgatttggtttaggattaatgttcaattttatttaagTACCTACAAGGGTTTATTTTGGTTTAATATTAGGGTTAGAGATTAGTTAAGTTTAATGCTTAATTGAGGTTCTTCCCATAGTATATTAGTtaagtgttgttgttgttgaaCATTGTGACCACCAAGGTTTAAACCCTCAATAGGCCATTGCAATCGCAggcttgtacctttgttgatcCAATGTGCTTGTTGGTTTGAACCTTAGAATTTTTATATGGGGATTAGGTCCCTGATTTGTGACCTCATGGATTTATAACTCCAAGTCAAAATTGTTTCACATGGAGCCGAAGGGTGTGTTGTGCCAATGTCATTGTTCAGGATAAACAGTTTATGCAACACTTTAAAAAAAGAGTTTGATGTTCAATTGGCTTTAGGGTttatgtttaatttgatttaaattagGCTTAGGGTTCAATAAAAATTAGGTTTACTTGGTTCAATTAGGTTTACAATTAGCAATCAATTTGTTTTAAAGTTAGGGTTAATTTTGTTTAAGGTGTTAGGGTTTAATTTTGTtaagggttaaggttcaatttggttttatGTAAGGGTTTGCTTGGTTTAGTGGTATGGGTAGAGTTCTATTTAGTTTAATGTTCAGTTAGGTTTAGGTTTTGTGTTCAACTTGGTTTAGAATTATGGTTTGAAATTTAATTTAGAGTTTGGGTTAGAGTTCAATTTAGTTTAATGTTtaattaaggttaggtttaggattaatttttttttagtgtTAGGGGTAAATCTCAATTTAGTTTAATGTTCAActaggtttagggtttgggtttaatttgatttagaattagggttcaattttatgtagtgttagggttcaatttggtttaatgttttatatggtttaaggttagggtttattTTAGCTTGGTGATGGGGCTAGAGTTCAAATCCATTTAATTTTCAATTAGGTTTAAGGTCTAGATaagcattcaatttagtttagggttagggttcaatttggtttagtgttaggtttaTGGTAGATTTCGGTTTAACGTTTAATTTGGTTTAAGTTTTAGTGTTGGGGCTCAATTTTGTTTAGAGTTAAGGTGCAATTTAGTTATGGTTCAATTTGGTAAAGGGTTAAGGTTTaaattggtttagggttagggttcgatTTGATTTATGGTTTGGGcttaatttggtttagggttagtgtttagtgttaaggttcaatttggtttattatcaGGATTATGTTCAATTTAGTTTAATATTCAATTGGGAATAGGGGCAACGTTCAATTTTGTTTACTCTTAGGGTTAGGGATCAATTTTGTTTAAGGTTGTGGTTCAATTtgatttagggttcaattaggtttattgTTAACATTCAATTTTGGTAGTGTTAGTATTCGATTTGGTTGAACCCTTGTGGTAGGTCAATTGGAGGTGACCAACACATTGCCTGCAATTAATCTTATCTTAGTGCCCACTCTTTATCcatttttttcctttccttttcacttcttcttttcttttcacaACACaacatttatttttctttcatggatctACTAATTATTATAGGTCATGTTGTCATTGTAGGATCTTATGTCTTGAGGTGTCTGTATTTAGATTGTTATTGAGGATAAATAGGTGTGTTGAGATGTTCATAAATATTTATGGACATTATTTATGAATAAGATTATAGATTATAGGTTATGTTTTAATTTGTTATGCATTATCATAATACAATACTTTGCTTCTTAATTATACCTAAAATGAATGAGAGTGTTGATTTTTATATACATAATCACAACAATAATACTTTTTTCTTAAATCCACATTATAACGACAATGACTATTCTCCATATAAAACAACACTTGATCAAAAACACAAATTTGCATAGCACAATtactttttagcaattttttgttgttgcatttttACAGTATTGAGAAGGTAAATTAAGAGGATCAAACTAATAAAAATAGTATAAAATTTCATTGTGATTTAtagattttgtgttttttattagatattgttttgtatggagaatagacGGTTCCCATTAAAACACCCCTcccaatataataaaaaataaagaagaaaTAAGAATAAATGTaagaaagaataaataaataaaagaagcaTATGCCCCCACCGACTTAACATTCCAATAAATTAAGTACATAGAATATTCCACCGTGGCTTTGATTGGGTGAACCCGATTGAAATACTAAGTATGCCTGTGGAGGGAGGAGTTTTCTAGAAGTGGGGATCTTTGAAACTTTAATGAATTCGATACGCAGACATACCTGCCTGTGGAGGGAAGAGTTTTCTATAATGAGGATCTTTGCAACTTTAATGAATTAGATACGCAGACATACCTATGTCCATCACTCAGCTTGCGTATTTAAATTACGCACGTttataaaatgaattaaaaaatgaaTTAAACGTGAACGTAGCAACTCACAAGTACACAAGAATGCATGAATCTCGCCATAAAAATCAGAGCCAAATCGTACTTAGTCAACCATCCTCGGAGGCAATATCATACTCTCTAACTCTGTCAAACAAATATTTCGTTTGTACACAATTCATGAACATGGAGATCCTAAGCCATCAGAAGCGGTATTCATATCCATGTCTTGAAGAAATTTATTGAAGGTGTTGTAAGAAGATCCTCCTGCCTTCACAGCACCCATGGCACTGCCCTTCAGTTTGGCCACATTCTCTTTCATTTCTGCACATTCTTCTCCCATAGTTACTCTCCACACAGAAGTCTTAATTTCCTCTGCCTCTATAAGTCCTCTATCGTTTGGATTCAAAGCCAAGCCAATTTTCCAGACATGGACTATATAAGCACAGTTAAGGAACTGATCTGCATAATAAGGCCAGCAGAGCATGGGCACGCCTGCTGTAATGCTTTCCATGGTGGAATTCCATCCGCAGTGTGTGATAAAGCAAGCTATAGAAGGATGAGACAATACAGACGTCTGTGGAGCCCATGATACAATGCAACCCTGCTTATTGGTATTAACTCGTTTCAGGAATCCTGAAGGAAAGACTGcttgctttctctccattagatcAGACCTCACCACCCACAAAAATGGCTGCTTTGTGGTCTCAAGACCAAGTGCAAGCTCCTCCAATTGCCTTTCATTCAAAATTGCAATGCTCCCAAATGAGACATAAATCACAGACTTGGAAGATTGCATGTCAAGCCAATCTAGGCACTCTAATTCTTCCCTCCACAGACTCTGATTGTTTGTAGTTTTCTCTCTTGAGAGATCGGAGATGAAAGGGCCTATTGGACACATGCCCACTTCTTCTGGGAACATGTTAAGTATTGGGAGCTCTAGATCATGGAATGAGTTGCAGAGAACCCACTTGAGCTTCCTTAGTCTGTTCATGTTCCGAACCCAAAACTGAAAGCGAAACTCCTTGTCCGCATTATTTCCAATTAGCCATGGAAGATTTGCAGTGTAGAGAGGTGGCATGGAGGGCAGATACTTGACCATTACACGATCCTTTGGAATACCTGCCATATTCAACCCAAATTAATATCACTTCACACAAAATTTTTTCTTTATTCCGTTGACAGGGCCACAGTTAAGATTTGTAAGGTTTTAAATGGGAAAGAAATT is part of the Cryptomeria japonica chromosome 10, Sugi_1.0, whole genome shotgun sequence genome and harbors:
- the LOC131048231 gene encoding 7-deoxyloganetin glucosyltransferase, which gives rise to MRRRHHAVVVPFPVQGHINPMMHLAKVLRSQGFIVTFIHTDHVHSRMLKLNSCSIGEEGIQFRHIPDGLPESDCRTDFAKLASATENTMPILLRNLIHEINERRDCPPVTFLVADFFAGWALDVAHHFNIPAAAFWPGLIATYAIIHHIPSLISKGVIPSNVVEIQLTVIGLTLLEHEQGQLSYVVNCIPKDRVMVKYLPSMPPLYTANLPWLIGNNADKEFRFQFWVRNMNRLRKLKWVLCNSFHDLELPILNMFPEEVGMCPIGPFISDLSREKTTNNQSLWREELECLDWLDMQSSKSVIYVSFGSIAILNERQLEELALGLETTKQPFLWVVRSDLMERKQAVFPSGFLKRVNTNKQGCIVSWAPQTSVLSHPSIACFITHCGWNSTMESITAGVPMLCWPYYADQFLNCAYIVHVWKIGLALNPNDRGLIEAEEIKTSVWRVTMGEECAEMKENVAKLKGSAMGAVKAGGSSYNTFNKFLQDMDMNTASDGLGSPCS